The genomic segment CACCACATCCAGTTCGGAAACCTCTGGAAGGTCAAGGTCATGGCGCAGAAGATGGGCGGGAAGGGCTGTTTGTGGCACATCGCATTGGGTCAGAAGGGTGGAAACATTCCGCCCGGGTGAGCCAAGATCATAAATCAGTGGCTCAAGGATGATCAGTTCTTTTGTCGCGTCCATGGTGTTTTTCTACCTTTACACCTTTGCCGACTCCGCCACACGGCGTAAGCCTTCGATCAGGTCGTCAATTTCAGCCTTTGTGTTTGTCTCTGTCACCGCGATGAGCATTTGTCCGGCACGGTCAGGGTATTCCGCCCCCAAATCATAGCCGCCGAGGATGGCGTACTCGTCATAGAGAAACTGGTTCACATGGCTGATGGGTTTCGGGCAGGTGACAACGAATTCGTTGAAGAAGGGGTAGCGCATGTTCACGTTGTACCCTTCCAGAGCGGCAATCCGTTCGGCGGCGTAATGCGCCTTGTGGTAGCACAGTTCTGCCACACGGCGGACACCGTGCTTGCCCATAAGAGCAAGGTAAATACAGCCCGCCAGCGCCATCAACCCCTGATTGGTGCAAATATTGCTCGTCGCCTTTTCACGACGAATGTCTTGTTCGCGGGGGCGGAGCGTCATGACGTATGCCTTGCGCCCGTCGCCATCCACCGTCTCGCCAACGATCCGTCCGGCAATTTTGCGGACATATTCGGTGCGGGTGGCGAAGAAGCCCACATAGGGACCGCCAAAGCTGAGCGGGATACCCAAACTTTGCCCCTCGCCCACAACAATATCTGCCCCGAATGCCCCAGGGGGGGTGAGCAAGCCGAGGGCGATAGGGTAGGTGACGATGCACAGCAGCGCCCCGACCTTGTGAACTTTCTCTGCCAAGCCCTTGAAATCTTCGATCTGACCCAAGAAGTTGGGGTATTGGACAACAAAGAGCGCGGTTGAATCGTCAATCATGTCTTCAAGGTCTTCAAGGGTTGCCAAGCCCTTATCCCCCACAAAGCGAACGCCTGTCCCTTGATGATAGGTACGGGCGACGGCGCGGTATTGGGGGTGAACGTTCGGGCTGAGGATGACCTTGTGGCGTTTGCCTTTGCCGTGCTGGATCGCCATAGTCACTGCCTCCGCCAGCGCCGTTGCGCCGTCGTAGTGGCTGGCGTTTGCCACATCCATGCCGGTGAGCGCGGCAATCATGCTCTGCCATTCAAAGATCGCTTGGAGAGTTCCTTGCGAAACCTCTGGTTGGTAGGGCGTGTATGCCGTATAGAACTCGCCACGTAACAGCATGTGGTTCACCGCGCTTGGCGAGTAATGGTTATACGCGCCAGCACCCAAGAACATGGCATGGGAGGCGGCAGAGGCGTTCGCTCCGGCTAAGCCTTGCAGTTCCCAGAGGGTTTCCATCTCGCTTTTGGGGTGGGGGATGTCCAGCGCCGGAAAACGCTGACCTTCCGGCACGGCGTCAAATAAATCTTCGAGGCGGGTAATGCCGATCCGTGCCAGCATTGCCGCACGGTCTGCCTCGGTGTGGGGAATGTATGCCATCGTTGAAGCTCTTTTACTGCTTATTCACGTATATAGGTGGTTCGTACAGTGTGTTTAGCCGCGCTCGTCGCAATAGGCGGCGTAGGCGTCAGCGCTCATTAAAGCATCTAATTCGGAAAGATTATTGGGCTTGATGCGGACGAGCCATGCCTCGCCAAAGGGATCACTATTCACCTTTTCCGGGGCATCTTCAAGGCTGCTGTTGACGGCGGTGACAACGCCGCTGATCGGCGCATTTAGGTCGGAAGCTGCTTTCACGCTTTCAATCGTGCCGAAACTCTCACCCGCCTTCAGAACTGCCCCAACAGCAGGGAGTTCGACAAAGACAATATCGGAGAGGGCGTCTTGGGCGTAATCGCTGACGCCAAAAACTGCCTCCTCACCATCAAGGCGTACCCACTCATCAGATTTAGCGTACTTACATTCGGCGGGCGTTTTGAACGTACTCATAAACAATCATCTCCTAAATGTGTGCATCACCATAAACAAAAAAGGGACACACTGCCTGCGGTGTGTCCCTGTCTGACCAGAGAAACGAACACGGCGAGTCCCTGTACCTGAGAGTTTCACCCCCCACATTGGCGTGGTAGAGGGTTTGCCCCTTCGGTGCTTATCATGCTTGTTGCAGAGCATGGTAAGGCTCTCCTCAGCGTGCGTTGGGTTATCCCAAATTATCTAACTCACCTTACGCACAGACCCTTACCCCCTCTCCCGCGTAGCGGGAGGGGGAATCCCTTTTTCTGAGGGGGCTTCCCCCTCAACCTACCCCATTCGATGAATACGGGGTAAACAACCTCAACCGCGTAAGGTGCGTTATCTTAAGAAAGATTGTAGCGTGGAGGGAAAGGGGGTGTCAACTGTCGTAAAGAACAACACCCGCTTTCGAGCGGGTGCTGCCTGACAAGAACCAGATGATGCAGAGATACGGTTTAGAGAACGCGCACGATGTTGGAGAAGACGTTGGCAATCGCCGGTCCCAACAACGCCAAGATGATGATCACAACGATGGCGACCAACACCAAGATAAGAGCGTATTCAACCAAACCCTGACCTTCTTCACGCGGTAGATACAACATTGGAGAACTCCTTTTGACCAGGATGAATGAAATGGTCAAAAGAGAGCATACCACAAGACTGAGCCGCAAAACAACCCAAACCTACAGCATTTTTCAACGAGATTGACCCTCAGTGGTTGACAGCCCTGCTTATCACGATATACTCGGTGATGGGCAGGCGGTGGCGATCAAGGGAAACGAACGACGCCCGTCCTTCTTGTAAGAAGGCTGGTTGCAGTCCAACCAGTGAGGGTACTGCAATAAGCCCCTGAATCTCAGAACTATAACAAAACAGGACTTGAAGGCTAAGTCCCCCTCAACCACCGCTCTATGGCACAGCCTAATCGTCGTCGGCGGTTGTGGGGAGGGCTGCCCCCGCCCCTAATTTCTCCGATTGCGCACGGGTGGCAAGTTCATCAATGAAGCCATCCAAATCACCTTCCATCACGGCGGGAAGGTTGTAGACGGTCATCCCGATACGGTGATCGGTAATGCGGTTTTGCGGGTAGTTGTAGGTGCGAATTTTCTCGCTCCGATCTCCGCTGCCGATCTGGTTGCGGCGGGTCGAATCCTCCTCCATCTTGCGCCGTTCAATCTCCATCTCATAGAGACGGGCGCGAAGAATGCTCATGGCGCGAAGGCGGTTTTGGAGTTGGCTGCGCTCATCTTGACAGGTGACGATCAAGCCCGTTGGCTTGTGAAAAATACGGATTGCCGTCTCGTTTTTCTGAACGTTCTGCCCGCCAGCGCCACTGGATTTGTAGGTTTCTACTTCAATCTCGGTGGGGTTGATCTGAATATCGACCTCGCCCACTTCGGCCATGACCGCCACCGTCGCCGTAGAGGTATGGATGCGTCCCTGGCTTTCCGTCTGGGGGACGCGCTGAACGCGATGGACACCGCTCTCATATTTAAAACGAGAATACGCCCCTTTGCCGGAAATGGAGGCAACCACATTGCTATAGCCGCCAATGCCCGATTCGCTCTCGCTGAGAATTTCGACCTTCCAGCGCCGCCCATCGGCATAGCGGGTGTACATCCGAAAGAGATCGGCGGCAAACAAGCCCGCCTCGTCACCACCTGTACCGGCGCGAACTTCGAGGATCACGTTTTTGTCGTCGCGGGGGTCTTTGGGAAGAAGAAGTGCCTTAAGCTGTGCCTCTAAATCGGCAATGGTCGGCTCTAAGTCCTTAATTTCCTGCTCTGCCATAAGGCGTAGTTCGGGGTCGGTTTCCCCTTCAAGGAGGGCGTGGGCGTCATCATGTTGATGCATGACCTGTTGATAGGCGCGGTAGACGGTGATAATGGGGTCAAGCTCAGCGCGTTCTTGGGCAAGGGCAACCACTTTGCTGTAATCACCATCAGGAGCGCCCGCCGCCAAAAGCCGCTCAAGTTCCTCAAAGCGGGCGGCTATTCCGCGCAATTTATCGAACATACAACCTCGGTTGTTTTGCTGTTTGAATTTCTGGGTACAATTCTAGACGAGGAACGATAGAAATCCTACCCAGAGAAGGGGAGGGAGGATTGCTTGACAATAGTTGTCACGCTGTGCTACAGTACGGCACAAGGTGAGGCTTTGTAAGAAAACTAGCGTTACACTAAAGAGATTGACTTCCGTCAGTACCGCACCCCAAAACGCGGACCTACGCGCATTTCGTTGAAGGAGAATAACGCCTTGACTAGGACACGAAACGATCAACTTGTTGAAAAGTTGCGCGATTTACAAGCGAGTTCGGCAGACGTAGAGGCAGCCGCTATCGTGAGTGTAGATGGCTTGAGTATAGCCTCTGTCATGCCTGCTGATTATGATGAAGACCGTGTGTCGGCAATGTCAGCGGCGATGCTCTCCCTCGGTGAACGGATCACCGGCGAACTCGGACGCGGCAACCTTGACACGGTGTATGTGAAGGGGCAATATGGCTATGTCATCCTTATGTCGGTGGGGGACGAAGCCGTGTTGACTGTTTTGGCGCGGGAACAGGCGAAACTGGGGTTAATTTTCCTTGATATGAGCCGCGCCGTAAAAGAATTGACGAAGCTGGTGTAGGCGCACTCGGCGCATCGGAATTCTACGTCCTGGATGGTTCACTGAGAATGCCTAGCTAGGGAGGGACTTCGTGGCTGAAAAAGTGCGGGAACTGAGCGGGTTGTATTACCCCAACAAAATCGCCCGTATCTTCCTTGCGGCGATGGAAGATGTGATGGGGAAAAACGGGCTAAATGCAATTCTGAACCTCGCCGGGTTACAGAAATACATTGATAATTTCCCGCCAGATAATCTGGAGCGGGAGTTTGACTTCTCGGATTTCACCTCACTCCAAATTGCCCTGGAAGATATGTACGGTCCGCGTGGCGGGCGTGGCTTGGCACTGCGGGCGGGGCGGGCGTGTTTTGCCCAGGGGTTGAAAAACTTCGGCGCCTTGGCCGGCGCGGGCGACCTTGCCTTTAAGGTGCTGCCGCTCTCGGCAAAGCTGAAGATGGGCTTGCCAGCGATGGCATCAATCTTCACAAACTTCAGCGATCAAATTTCGGTGGTTGAAGAACACGACGATCATTTTGCCTACATCATCAAGAAATGCCCGCTGTGCTGGCAGCGCACCTCGGATAAGCCGGTGGGTCATGCGGCGGTGGGGCTGCTCCAAGAAGGCTTGCGGTGGGTGAGCGGTGGACTGGAATTCCGCGTCGTGGAAACCGATTGCAAAGCAAAGGGCGATGAAAACGGCGTCTTTGTTGTGTACAAAGAACCAATCGGGTAAAGCTCTCCATTGCGTTCTGTGTAAGGGCATGTTGGGTTCAAGCGATCATGCGGTACAGCAAAACAAACTTTTGGAAAGATCAACGTGACGGACAAAGCGCAAATCATCATCGTCGAAGATGATCCCGATCTCTCGGAGATGTTGAACAACTATTTCCGGGTACAGGGCTATGATGTCCTCACCGCAGCGTGGGGCGAAGACGCCGTGAGGTTAACCCGCGAAAACACACCAAGCCTTGTAATGCTTGATATTCGCCTGCCCGATATTGATGGTTACGAAGTCTGTCGGCGCATCCGCACCAACCGCCGAACGCAAGATGTCCCCGTTATTTTTCTGACCGAAAAGCGGGATCGCGTTGATAAACTGATGGGCTTGGAATTGGGCGTCGTTGATTACATCACGAAGCCCTTTGACATTCAGGAACTGCGCTTGCGCGTGCGTAATGTCCTTCGACGGGCAGAGCAATCAACCATGATCAATCCGGTGACGAACACCCCTGAAGGGTCGCTCGTCAGCGAACGGATCAACCAAGTGATTGCGGCTGGAACGCCCTGGGGGGCTTTGGCGCTTGGCATTGAGGGGTTAGATCAATTCCGCGAGATGTACGGCTTTGTCAACTCCGATGATGTCTTGCGGGCAGTCACCCTGATGATGAACAACGCTATCCGTGAGATAGGCAGCGATACCGATTTCCTCGGACACCTTGCCCCAACAGAGTTCATCATCCTCACCGACCCCTCGAAAATCGCCCCCATCCGCGAACGGGTTGAAATGCGCATCAAGCAGTCGATGGAGTATTTTTATCCCTTGAAAGATCGCGAAAAGGCGCGTCAGGCGATGTCGCAGGGGCATTTGCGCTTGATCGTTTCCGAAGTGCGATCTACAGAAGACGACCTTGGCTCTCTGGAGGCGCTCAAAGAGGCACTCAAGAAAGGGCAGCGGACGGCAAACTGAGGCACGCGGTAGCGCGAATGGTGTAAGATACTCAGTCCCCCCGACCTTTCTTGGCGGGGGGATTTTTCATTCTTGATAGCGAATTTGCCGTACTGAAGGCAAAGGATAAGACCACATGCAAACCATCCCTCCTGTTTTTTTTGATCTCATCGTGATCGCCCTGATCGGTGTTGGGGCGTTTTTTGCCCTCCGCCGCCTCCGCACCGATTTCAAACGGGGGGCGCGCTTTCCCAACGATGGCGATCCCTGGTATCGGCAGTCGCTCGACTCCTTTGCCAAGACCGCCAGCCCCACCACGACGGATGTTAGACCTGAGACAACCCCTAGCAAGACGAGCAAGACGGAGAAAAAACACCAATGATAGACCTTGCCCTGATCCGCGAAAAACCTGATTGGGTGAAGGCGCACATCGCCCGCCGTCATGATGAGACGGCACTCGCCCGCATCGATCCCCTGCTTGAACTTGATAAACTCCGCCGGACGCTCATTCAGCAGGCGGAAGCCATGCAAGCAGAACGCAAAAAGCTGAATGCCGCGATTGGGCGGTTTCGAGGGAACAAAACCTTATTGCCGGGCGCAGCGGGGGCGGCTGCCAGCCGTGCAGCGATGCTCATTGCAGCGCGGGATTACAGCGCCGCCCTTGACCTGCTGAGCAACCCACCCACAACGGGCGAAGGCGACAAAGAAGGCGGGCTGAGCGCCCTCTCGGATGCGCTGCGCGTTATGGGAGAGGCGGTAGAGGGCTTGAACAGCCAATTGGAGAAGATCGACCACGATCTTCATGATCACCTCCAATGGCTGCCCAACTTTCTGGATGATGCTGTGCCAGAAGGGGTGACCAGTGATGATAACGTGATTCACCCTGCGGAAGGGACACCTCGCACGTTCGATTTCACGCCGAAACCCCATTGGGAAATTGGTCCTGCCCTCGACATCATTGACTTTGAGCGGGGCGTCAAACTGAGCGGGACGCGCTTTTATATCCTAAAAGGGATGGGCGCCCGGCTGCAACGGGCGCTGTTGAACTACTTCCTTGATTTTCACGGAGGGCGGGGGTTCACCGAGTTTTACCTGCCCTACCTCGTCAAAGAAGACATGCTCTATGGGGCGGGGCAGTTCCCGAAGTTCAAAAACGAGGTCTATACCGATCAAGACGCCGGGTTGTACCTTCTGCCGACGGCAGAGATCGGTTTGACAAATGTCCACCGCGATGAGGTGTTGGAGGCGGCTCAACTCCCCCTGCGTTATATGGCGAACACTCCTTGTTGGCGACGAGAGGCGACCAGTGCTGGTCGTGACGTGCGCGGAATCAAGCGCGTCCACCAATTTCAAAAGGTGGAGATGTACACGCTCTGTACGCCAGAGGAAAGCGCCGCCGAACACGAACGAATCATCAATGCGGCAAGTGATTTGTGCCGCTCTTTGGGGATTCCCTTCCGCAAAGTGGAACTCTGCGGGGGCGATATGGGCTTTGCCATGTCGCGGACGATTGATCTTGAGATGTGGGCGCCTGGCTGCAATGAATGGCTAGAAGTAAGCTCGTGTTCCAATGCGAAAGCCTATCAAGCGCGGCGCAGCGCCTTGAAATATCGCCCCACACCGGGGGGGAAGTCGGAATACCTCCATACCCTGAATGGGTCGGGGTTGGCTGCCCCCCGTGTGATCATCGCTATTTTGGAAAATTACCAACAGGCGGATGGTTCTGTCGTTGTGCCAGATGTGCTGCGCCCTTATCTCGGCGGTTTAGAGGTGATCCGTCCAGAGGGATCATAAATATCTCGTTTAGACGCTCGCGTTGAGAATGGGGCGGTACGAACTGCAAGTCATTTCAAAGTGCCACCCCTTCTCCCTCCCTATAAACGGAAAGGGGGTAGGGGGATAGGGGTTTTTGAAATACGCTCTACTCAAGTGGCTTCATCCCCTAACCTACAGTAAAATGTCTCTTGGTAATCTCCACATGGCAAAAAGGAACGACCATGTACAGGAAACACCTCATTTCTTCCATGAAACTTAGCCTAATCCTTTTTCTTTTGGCAGCGGCACTCTCTAGCCCCCTTCGTCCCACCGCCGCACAAGACGCCCCCCCTCTCCCCGGCACCGTGGTACTCAGCGATCTTGTTTCTCCGCGTGGGCTTGCCTTTGCTGATGATGGGACGCTCGTTGTGACGGATGCCGGAAATGGTGGCGACACCGAAATTAGCGTTCCCAGTTTTGAAGACCCAACGGTGATGATGAGCATTGCTGCCGGATTGACCGGGCGCATCCTTGCCCTTAGCACAGCGGGCGAGGTTCTCCCTGTCTTATCCGCACTGCCTAGCTACGCCACACCGCAAGAAACGCTTGGAGTCTATCGCGCCATCCCAAAGGGCGATTCAATGTGGATACTCTACAATTGGACGGGACCCGGCACGTATTGGGGCGCGTCTGTTGTAGAAATGGATATGAACACGCTTGAGCCAAAGCATGTGATTAACCTCTCTGCCTTTGAACAAGCAAACAACCCCGATGGGAATTTGCCGGAAAGCAATCCCAGTGACCTTGCTTGGGGTGCGGATGGAACGCTCTATATTACCGATGCGCGGGCGAATTCGCTTCTCTCGTGGACGGCAGAAAAAGGCTTGGCGGTGGTCGCTGCATGGGCCGATAACTCTGTCCCAACGGCTGTGGAAGTTGCGGCGAATGGCGATCTCTATGTTGGGTTCTTTGGATCGGGGCAAGCCCCGGGCGTCGCAAAGATCGAACGTTGGTCAGGTGGGAAACTAGCTGAGACGTTTGGCGGACTTGACGGTGTGACCGACATACTGCTTGATGGGGATACCCTTTATGCTGTTCAGTTGTTCACCATTGGCGCGGAAGGTCCCGGCGCGGGGAATGTGGTGAAAGTGGACGCCACAGGGGCTACGATTGTTGCCGATGGGCTGCCTGCACCGTTTGCTTTAGCGAAATCTCCCGATGGCGCCTTTTATGTCACATTTGGGGCAATCCCACTTGGACCGGGCATTGTTGGCGGTGTGCTAAAGCTGGACAATATGCCCTAGGTAATCGCTGGTATCTGGTCACAATTGCCGTTAATCTCGCCCGGTGTTTTTCGCGCCGGGCTGAGATCGCCAAGAGGACGATCACACCCCGATCTGCTCTCCCCACCTCGGAGAACCTGCCGCTGCTGTGCCTACAGCATTTTTCAAGGAGATTGACCCCTTAGTGGTTGATAGCCCCGCTTATCACAATATACTTACCGATGGGCTAGGCGGTGGTGATCTAAAGGGCAAACGAACGACGCCCGCCCTTCTTGTAAGAGTTGCCGAACAGGAAGAATTTCGCCGCCTATAACGCCTCACCATCCGTCACAGCCTTCAAAGAATTTCCCAACCGCAATCATTACGGGATTGGGCAAGCGGGGTGGGAAGAACTTGCCGATTACGCCCTCAATTGGTTTGAACAGCAGCAAAGGTAGATGGGAGGTAGGCAGACGTTGGGAGGTAGGGGCGCATGACATGCTGCGCCCCGCGTTATAGTCGCCGCCGCCGAAGGGCAAGGAACAACCCAACGATGGTAATCACGACAATAGCCACTGGAACAAACCACGACAAGGCATTGAACGGCGCAGCCTCGCTTTGGCTTGAGGGGGGGAGAGGTGGAATATCCGCCGGTTCGGCAGTGACCGTCCGGCGCAGGCTTCCGGGCGGCAGCGGCGTGACTGTCGGCGTCAGGGTACGTGTGGGCAGCACCTGCGCGGGCGTGCGCGAGAGAATGCGCGTTGGGGTGGCAGAGGGGACGCTAGAAGTTGGGGTGGTGCTAGGATAGAGCGTGAGTGTTGAGGTGGCTGTGGGAGTTGTCTGTAAGAAGGGCGACCAGTTCACTGCTCGTTCCGCTGCGGCTGTGTTCACCCATGCTTGCGCCGCCTCATCAAGTGCGGCTGGCTCTGTGTTCAAAATCAGACGCAAAAAATCATCATAGCTTCCCCCCGCTGCCAGCCACCGCACAAGATTAAGCGGAGTCCGCGCCCCATAACGATCTGCCAAATAAACTATCCCAATATAGGCTTGGGCGTTGTATTGAGCAAGCTGCACAGCGTTTTCAGGCGGTGGAGCATTCATCACCTCTGGCGAGAGCCAGCGCCCTTCCGCCAGCGCTGCACGAACGCTCTCTAGATCGCGGGGGCGCGTCCGTGCGCCATAAAGGGCAACAACCCCCGCAGAGATTGAGTGGGGCAGCGGTACACCTGATACGTAATCGGCTAAAACGCGCTCAGCGATAATCTCCGCCACACGATCACGGGTGGCAGGAAGGCTGTTATCGGGACGGCGAATGACGGTATAACCACTTTGCCTGTAATACTGTAGGGCATCATTGGGGGTACAGGCGAAACGCACCCCGCCAATGATCGTTGAGGCGAGAAACGCTTCTCCCGTCGCTGCATCGCGCTGGCAAAGCTGCGCCTCGGCGTCATAGAGGGCTATCTTGAGTGATGAGGGTATGCCCAAATCGGTGCTTAGGCGATAGAGTGTCCGGTTGGCTGCGATTTGAATGAATTCCAGCGAGAGTGTCGGGTTATGGCTAAAAATCTCCAATGGCGGCACGCCTATCCGCCGCCAGACGCCTCTGCCGCCTTCCGGCTGACGCTCATCTTGGATGGTCAGGCTGCGTGTCTCAACAAGGGATCGCCCATCCCGCGTTGTGATTGTCCAAGTGTAGTTGACAGTGGTAAAGACAGGTGGTGTGGTGGGATCAGCCAAATCAAGCGGCATGATACCCGTGATTAAGACCAGCCCTGAGGTTAGCTCTACAGGGTCTTTGTTCAGATCAAGCGGCACATCGCGGCTGTAGACATCGTTGTAAACGCGGAGGGCTATCTTTGTTAGAGCGGGTGGCGTCGTCCTGAGAAAAATAGAAAAGCGCAGGGCATAGGGAAGAAGTGTCTCAGCGTTCAGACGATCCAAGAGAGGGGCGGGCGTTGGCGGCGTCCCCGAAAGGGTTGGTGAGGGGGTAGACGTTTCGGTGGGGACGATGGTTGGCGTAGGCGTGATCGTCGGGGTCAAGGTAGGGGCTGCCGTCCCCGTTCCTGTTGGTGTTCCCGTTGGCTCTTGGGCAAGGGAACGCCCTACCACACGAAGCACTGTAAACGTAACGACGAAGAAAACCATCCCGATCAGAAATTGCCGACGACGCATCGTTAGTTCAACACCGCCTCAACAAAGGTTGCCTCGCCTGCCTGAATACAGAACACAGCATCATAGCGCCCTCGGACACGAAGGCGATAACAACCCGCCGGAAGGTCGCTTAGGACAAGGTTTTCGTTATAGGCAGGATCGACCTGACTGAAGCCTTCAATATAGGTAAAGGTGGGGCGTACACTGTCCTCTGTAGTGATTGTCACCCGTATGCCAGTGGCAAGGGTGCCATCGGCATTCACCATTCGGGCGATCAACGTCCCTGAACCTTGCAAGGGCTGTAGCCACAACATCGGGTTACGCACGGCATTGTAATCATCGGGGTTCCCCACGCGCACTTCAAGGTGAAGATGGCTGCCAAGCGCCACGCCTTTTGCGCCCACCGTCCCAATTTGCTGCCCCGCTGCCACCCGCGTGCCTCCCTCTACATCAATCGTGTTCAGGTGTCCATACAGGGTATAGACTTTGCCGCCCTCTGGCGCATCAAAATCATGCTCAATGACGATCACGTTCCCGTAAAAGTTGCCCTTTGTGCCGAAAATTCGCTCCGCGTCCCCGCCTGCATAGTAAACCGTCCCCTCCCCAACGGCGAGGACGGGTGTCCCACGCGGGTTGACAATATCGGCTCCGTGATGGGTTAGCAGCGTCCCGCCGCGATTCCATCCATAGGGGTAAAGGTATTCGGGAATTTGTTTGGCAGAGGCGGGCAGGGGTCGGCTGAACGTGTAATGGGTGGCTACCGTCGCCCCTACAGGGTCTTCGGCTGCCGCTGGCACACTTCCGACATAGAAAATAAACAGTAGTGCAAACACAATCCAGCGTAAGCGCATGATGCCGTTAACCTCGTTAAGCTGTCTCGTCGGGATCATCAGGATCGGTGGGCAGCAGCCCGGGCAGCAAGCGCACAATCATGATTTTTTCGGTGGGGCGAATATCGCGGATAAACCCTTCCACATCGGGAATTAAGACCTCGCCGTAGCGCTCGCCACGCACGACGTAAATCCCGTGTGCGCCTGTTTCCATGTAATCGGCAAGATGTCCGATAACCTCGCCGGATTCGGTGCGCACCTCCGCCCCAATGATTTGAAAGAGATAAACCTCATCCTCAGCTAAAGGGACTGCTTCGCTGAGGGGAAGGAAAAGGTAACACCCCCGAAAGCGTTCGGCATCATCGCGGGTGTCGATTCCGACAAGATGAAGCAGCCATTCGTTTTTTGTATCGGGGCGAGCGCGGGTGATCGTATAGGCGGTGAGCGCCGTCTGATTGTCAGGGTCACGCCCGACGAATACTGTTTCTATCTCGCGGAGGCGTTCTGGCTCCGGCGTGAGGGCAAGCACACGCAGATCGCCGCGCACACCATGCGGACGGGAGACCCGCCCAATGATGAGATAGGAAGGTGAGGGGGAATCGTTTGCTGGAGGAAGCACGGTTTAGGTGATATCCAAGACGTAGCGCATGCCGCTATCGGCAGTGGCAGTGCGAATGAGTGTGCGAATGGCGTTCGCCACCCGCCCCTCTTTGCCAATCACCCGCCCCATATCGTCGGGGGCAACACGCAGTTCGATCACCGTCAGGTGGCGCTTGGGAATCTCCACAACCTCCACCGCTTCGGGGTGGC from the Anaerolineales bacterium genome contains:
- the gcvPA gene encoding aminomethyl-transferring glycine dehydrogenase subunit GcvPA; amino-acid sequence: MAYIPHTEADRAAMLARIGITRLEDLFDAVPEGQRFPALDIPHPKSEMETLWELQGLAGANASAASHAMFLGAGAYNHYSPSAVNHMLLRGEFYTAYTPYQPEVSQGTLQAIFEWQSMIAALTGMDVANASHYDGATALAEAVTMAIQHGKGKRHKVILSPNVHPQYRAVARTYHQGTGVRFVGDKGLATLEDLEDMIDDSTALFVVQYPNFLGQIEDFKGLAEKVHKVGALLCIVTYPIALGLLTPPGAFGADIVVGEGQSLGIPLSFGGPYVGFFATRTEYVRKIAGRIVGETVDGDGRKAYVMTLRPREQDIRREKATSNICTNQGLMALAGCIYLALMGKHGVRRVAELCYHKAHYAAERIAALEGYNVNMRYPFFNEFVVTCPKPISHVNQFLYDEYAILGGYDLGAEYPDRAGQMLIAVTETNTKAEIDDLIEGLRRVAESAKV
- the gcvH gene encoding glycine cleavage system protein GcvH — protein: MSTFKTPAECKYAKSDEWVRLDGEEAVFGVSDYAQDALSDIVFVELPAVGAVLKAGESFGTIESVKAASDLNAPISGVVTAVNSSLEDAPEKVNSDPFGEAWLVRIKPNNLSELDALMSADAYAAYCDERG
- a CDS encoding pilus assembly protein, whose product is MLYLPREEGQGLVEYALILVLVAIVVIIILALLGPAIANVFSNIVRVL
- the prfA gene encoding peptide chain release factor 1 — encoded protein: MFDKLRGIAARFEELERLLAAGAPDGDYSKVVALAQERAELDPIITVYRAYQQVMHQHDDAHALLEGETDPELRLMAEQEIKDLEPTIADLEAQLKALLLPKDPRDDKNVILEVRAGTGGDEAGLFAADLFRMYTRYADGRRWKVEILSESESGIGGYSNVVASISGKGAYSRFKYESGVHRVQRVPQTESQGRIHTSTATVAVMAEVGEVDIQINPTEIEVETYKSSGAGGQNVQKNETAIRIFHKPTGLIVTCQDERSQLQNRLRAMSILRARLYEMEIERRKMEEDSTRRNQIGSGDRSEKIRTYNYPQNRITDHRIGMTVYNLPAVMEGDLDGFIDELATRAQSEKLGAGAALPTTADDD
- a CDS encoding roadblock/LC7 domain-containing protein, giving the protein MTRTRNDQLVEKLRDLQASSADVEAAAIVSVDGLSIASVMPADYDEDRVSAMSAAMLSLGERITGELGRGNLDTVYVKGQYGYVILMSVGDEAVLTVLAREQAKLGLIFLDMSRAVKELTKLV
- a CDS encoding 4-vinyl reductase, producing the protein MAEKVRELSGLYYPNKIARIFLAAMEDVMGKNGLNAILNLAGLQKYIDNFPPDNLEREFDFSDFTSLQIALEDMYGPRGGRGLALRAGRACFAQGLKNFGALAGAGDLAFKVLPLSAKLKMGLPAMASIFTNFSDQISVVEEHDDHFAYIIKKCPLCWQRTSDKPVGHAAVGLLQEGLRWVSGGLEFRVVETDCKAKGDENGVFVVYKEPIG
- a CDS encoding response regulator — its product is MTDKAQIIIVEDDPDLSEMLNNYFRVQGYDVLTAAWGEDAVRLTRENTPSLVMLDIRLPDIDGYEVCRRIRTNRRTQDVPVIFLTEKRDRVDKLMGLELGVVDYITKPFDIQELRLRVRNVLRRAEQSTMINPVTNTPEGSLVSERINQVIAAGTPWGALALGIEGLDQFREMYGFVNSDDVLRAVTLMMNNAIREIGSDTDFLGHLAPTEFIILTDPSKIAPIRERVEMRIKQSMEYFYPLKDREKARQAMSQGHLRLIVSEVRSTEDDLGSLEALKEALKKGQRTAN
- the serS gene encoding serine--tRNA ligase — translated: MIDLALIREKPDWVKAHIARRHDETALARIDPLLELDKLRRTLIQQAEAMQAERKKLNAAIGRFRGNKTLLPGAAGAAASRAAMLIAARDYSAALDLLSNPPTTGEGDKEGGLSALSDALRVMGEAVEGLNSQLEKIDHDLHDHLQWLPNFLDDAVPEGVTSDDNVIHPAEGTPRTFDFTPKPHWEIGPALDIIDFERGVKLSGTRFYILKGMGARLQRALLNYFLDFHGGRGFTEFYLPYLVKEDMLYGAGQFPKFKNEVYTDQDAGLYLLPTAEIGLTNVHRDEVLEAAQLPLRYMANTPCWRREATSAGRDVRGIKRVHQFQKVEMYTLCTPEESAAEHERIINAASDLCRSLGIPFRKVELCGGDMGFAMSRTIDLEMWAPGCNEWLEVSSCSNAKAYQARRSALKYRPTPGGKSEYLHTLNGSGLAAPRVIIAILENYQQADGSVVVPDVLRPYLGGLEVIRPEGS
- a CDS encoding ScyD/ScyE family protein translates to MYRKHLISSMKLSLILFLLAAALSSPLRPTAAQDAPPLPGTVVLSDLVSPRGLAFADDGTLVVTDAGNGGDTEISVPSFEDPTVMMSIAAGLTGRILALSTAGEVLPVLSALPSYATPQETLGVYRAIPKGDSMWILYNWTGPGTYWGASVVEMDMNTLEPKHVINLSAFEQANNPDGNLPESNPSDLAWGADGTLYITDARANSLLSWTAEKGLAVVAAWADNSVPTAVEVAANGDLYVGFFGSGQAPGVAKIERWSGGKLAETFGGLDGVTDILLDGDTLYAVQLFTIGAEGPGAGNVVKVDATGATIVADGLPAPFALAKSPDGAFYVTFGAIPLGPGIVGGVLKLDNMP